One window of the Roseovarius sp. THAF9 genome contains the following:
- a CDS encoding acetate/propionate family kinase: MILVVNAGSSSIKVELFTPALESVLSGSLTEIGGQGRLSLGGETQGVSVADHTAALGLILERLEAAGHPVSSLIAAGHRVVHGGAHLTAPERLTEEVIAKIEAVVPLAPLHNPHNLSGVRALAKLAPDLPQFASFDTAFHATNPQVAVTYALPQAERDKGIRRYGFHGLSYAGMVAQFGDDLPRRLLGLHLGNGASLCAMVEGKSVANSMGYSPLDGLVMGTRTGCIDGMAVLRLAEDHGIEKAGTILNKESGLKGLAGTNDMATLLSREDEDARFAVEHFCYWAARQAGSAIAAMHGVDAVAFTGGIGENAGTIRDRIMDHLTWLGEIPVHVVPADEERQIARDVVGLLPG, from the coding sequence ATGATACTGGTCGTCAATGCCGGGTCGTCCTCGATCAAGGTGGAGCTGTTCACGCCTGCGCTGGAATCGGTTCTGTCGGGATCGTTGACCGAGATCGGCGGACAGGGGCGGCTGAGCCTTGGGGGTGAGACGCAGGGCGTTTCGGTTGCAGACCATACGGCAGCGTTGGGTTTGATTCTCGAGCGGCTGGAAGCGGCGGGGCATCCGGTGTCGTCGCTGATCGCGGCGGGGCACCGCGTGGTGCATGGCGGGGCGCATCTGACGGCGCCGGAACGGCTGACCGAGGAAGTGATCGCAAAGATCGAGGCGGTGGTGCCGCTGGCGCCGCTGCACAATCCGCATAACCTGTCGGGGGTGCGGGCCTTGGCTAAGCTGGCGCCGGACCTGCCGCAATTCGCCAGTTTCGATACGGCATTTCATGCGACGAACCCGCAGGTCGCCGTCACCTATGCCCTGCCGCAGGCGGAGCGGGACAAGGGCATAAGGCGCTACGGATTTCACGGGCTTTCCTATGCCGGGATGGTGGCGCAGTTCGGGGATGACCTGCCCCGGCGTCTGCTGGGGCTGCATCTTGGCAACGGGGCCAGCCTGTGCGCCATGGTCGAGGGCAAGTCGGTGGCGAACTCGATGGGGTATTCGCCACTGGATGGGTTGGTAATGGGCACGCGGACGGGATGTATCGACGGGATGGCGGTGCTGCGTCTGGCCGAAGATCATGGGATCGAGAAAGCCGGCACGATCCTGAACAAGGAAAGCGGGCTGAAGGGGCTGGCCGGCACGAATGACATGGCCACGCTTCTGAGCCGCGAGGATGAGGATGCGCGGTTCGCGGTGGAGCATTTCTGCTACTGGGCGGCGCGGCAGGCCGGGTCGGCAATTGCCGCGATGCATGGCGTGGATGCCGTGGCCTTTACAGGGGGGATCGGCGAGAATGCCGGAACCATACGCGACCGTATCATGGATCATCTGACCTGGCTGGGAGAGATCCCGGTGCACGTGGTGCCCGCTGATGAGGAACGGCAGATTGCGCGGGATGTGGTCGGGCTTTTGCCCGGCTGA
- a CDS encoding phosphate acyltransferase, whose protein sequence is MTDRYPFLAASEPKCPPSLLTRAQALPRPRVALVNAGAPNPLQGIREAAEAGLADPVLIGDNDKIKATAAEIGWDIAGLPLIHAPKETAAPVAAEMARAGEVGAIMKGQIHTSTFLKGLLPSAAGLREKGTRCGHVFHITMPGSERPLLLTDAALNVDPDVETRQACLSHAVMLAYKLGIERPKAGILAPTEDPIPTVPNTVEAVEIAEWAKGALPGAVVQGPMAMDLILSKAAAEAKNYESEVSGDADIMLTPNITTGNALFKLMSFGMGCCCAGVVLGAKVPILLTSRAQGAEERIASAALGVIGGAA, encoded by the coding sequence ATGACAGACCGATATCCCTTTCTCGCCGCGAGTGAGCCCAAGTGCCCGCCTTCATTGTTGACGCGGGCGCAGGCGTTGCCGCGGCCGCGCGTGGCACTGGTGAATGCCGGGGCGCCGAACCCGTTGCAGGGCATCCGCGAGGCGGCCGAGGCCGGGCTGGCCGATCCGGTGCTGATCGGGGACAACGACAAGATCAAGGCCACGGCGGCGGAGATCGGGTGGGATATCGCGGGCTTGCCGCTCATTCACGCGCCGAAGGAGACCGCCGCGCCGGTGGCCGCCGAGATGGCGCGCGCGGGCGAGGTGGGCGCGATCATGAAAGGGCAGATTCACACGTCGACCTTCCTGAAAGGGTTGCTGCCGTCGGCGGCTGGGCTGCGCGAAAAGGGGACGCGGTGTGGGCATGTATTTCACATCACGATGCCGGGGTCGGAGCGGCCCTTGCTGTTAACCGATGCGGCGCTGAACGTGGACCCGGACGTGGAGACGCGGCAGGCGTGCCTGAGCCATGCGGTGATGCTGGCCTACAAGCTGGGGATCGAGCGGCCCAAGGCGGGGATTCTCGCCCCGACAGAGGACCCGATCCCGACCGTGCCGAACACGGTTGAAGCGGTCGAGATCGCGGAGTGGGCCAAGGGCGCGCTGCCGGGTGCGGTGGTGCAGGGGCCGATGGCGATGGACTTGATCCTGTCGAAGGCGGCAGCGGAGGCGAAGAACTACGAGTCCGAGGTGTCGGGCGATGCCGACATCATGCTGACGCCAAACATCACCACGGGCAACGCGCTGTTCAAGCTGATGTCGTTCGGCATGGGGTGCTGCTGTGCTGGCGTGGTGTTGGGCGCGAAGGTGCCGATATTGCTGACCAGCCGGGCGCAGGGCGCGGAGGAACGCATCGCCTCGGCGGCGCTGGGCGTGATCGGGGGGGCGGCATGA